GTCCTGAAAAATCCACGTTGGCAATTTTGATGTCACGAATTTTGACATTCTTGATTTGCGAGCCAAGGAAGCGGCAGTTGCGAAATCGACAGTTGGTCATTTCCACTTCACTCCATTGAGTGTCGGCAAAATTGACCCCAAAGAACTTGGAGTTGGCCACCCTTACGCTGACCCACTCGGTGTTGATCATGGCCACGCCATTGAGACGGCAGTCCTCCAGATATGAAGCTCCGCCGATGGTGAGTTTTTCCAGATTGCAGCCGTCAATGCGGGTGGAAGTAAAATAACTTCCGTCGCGCAATTCCATATGGCTCATGCGACTACCGTTGAGGACAATTTCCACAAAGGAGGATCGGTCTGAAAGCAGGAGCTCTTCGATGGTGGAGCCATTGAACTTGTTTCTTTTGACGGTGGAACTGTCCAGGGTGAGTCCCAGGATTTGCGCCGCTTGCAGACGGTTATTATTAAAGTTGCCATGATTCAGCTGCATCCCGACTAAACAGGAAACTCTCGCATCGTTGTTTTCAAACTGAAAATCCGTGCCCTGG
This is a stretch of genomic DNA from Pseudobdellovibrionaceae bacterium. It encodes these proteins:
- a CDS encoding pentapeptide repeat-containing protein, whose translation is MGNLGQWIKSFKDQITSGVRNEIEIQRLRFSFSDENSNAITMSKFEPPQGTDFQFENNDARVSCLVGMQLNHGNFNNNRLQAAQILGLTLDSSTVKRNKFNGSTIEELLLSDRSSFVEIVLNGSRMSHMELRDGSYFTSTRIDGCNLEKLTIGGASYLEDCRLNGVAMINTEWVSVRVANSKFFGVNFADTQWSEVEMTNCRFRNCRFLGSQIKNVKIRDIKIANVDFSGLQINSTDEFMEVFMGMKNLQNNLEG